Below is a window of Arcobacter sp. LA11 DNA.
ATTCCATAAGAAGTTGTAACAGCTCCCATCAATACAACAGGATTGTTTCCTGCAAGTTTGCCACCTAAATTCATAAATAAAGCAACTAATCCAACAAAAGTCCCACCATATAGAACTCCACTTAATAAATTTAAGTAAATATTAGAAGTCATTGTTGGAATCAAAATACCTATCATCTGTATGAATAATGTAATCATAATAATATTAACACTTCCATACTTATGAGCTAATCTCATCCAAATAATACAAGATGGTATCCCAGCTAATCCAACTAATGTCCAAGTTAAATTTCCATATCCTTCTAAGCCTTCTAATGAATTAATAATGTCCGGTAAAAATGTAGCTTGAACTACGAAACCAACACCTTCTGTAAAATATGCAACAATAATTAAAATCACAAAAAAATTAAAAAGTGATTTATCAAACTTATGTTTTACAATTTTTGTTTCTACTTTTTTATCAAAACAAAGTATATACATAGAATAAATTGATGCAACTGTTGCAAATATTGTTAATACAATCCAAGAATCTTTCCAATCTGCACCTGAGTTTAAAACAGCTCTAGATATTAAATCAGTGGTTAAAATAGAGAATCCAATTCCTGAGAAATGAATTCCCATAGCTTTTGTTTTATTTTCAAAATTTAATTTTGACATTACAATTGCAGAACCAACGACAAAA
It encodes the following:
- a CDS encoding YbfB/YjiJ family MFS transporter encodes the protein MNLNLLDRNNNISILIAGIIAVIIGLGVARFAFTSLLPPMLDGFLTVTFAGILASVNFAGYLSGSILSMFIKDINQKVILFRMGIVLCIGTTVILGLTENETVWLISRIIAGFGAAMTFVVGSAIVMSKLNFENKTKAMGIHFSGIGFSILTTDLISRAVLNSGADWKDSWIVLTIFATVASIYSMYILCFDKKVETKIVKHKFDKSLFNFFVILIIVAYFTEGVGFVVQATFLPDIINSLEGLEGYGNLTWTLVGLAGIPSCIIWMRLAHKYGSVNIIMITLFIQMIGILIPTMTSNIYLNLLSGVLYGGTFVGLVALFMNLGGKLAGNNPVVLMGAVTTSYGIGQVVAPLYSVYFVEKYGNYDYALYLTALIVFGGILLLFFSKTIMTEEQKKL